tttaatgaggTCCCTTTTGTAAAGTCATTTTCAAGGAGGTAGTGGGTGGGTAGCCTTAACACTAGTAGGGTCTTTGTCTTTGTACATGTTCTCCTCTTGTTCTTTtgcttccttttcttttttgtattgggttgaagtacccgttgtacttctcttcaatataattataattgcctataaaaaataaaaaaaaaccgcCAGACACAAACACGCGATATTATAATGAAACGAACTATACCTTTTGGTTCAGTACTCCATTGATCAGAATGCATGCAAACACTGCAAATGCGCGCAGGCTCTGATCCAGCTTTCATATAATTTGGGTTTTTCTGTACTGTATCCCTATTGCGTCTCTTTTCTCTCATATTTTCATTCTAGTTACGAAAGATTAGTTGGTAGTTCTTTCTTTCTGCAGTCCAACAAgctaattatttattattattacaattttttttattcatgctcttatttaaatattaaattgtaTAGGAAAATTGTTATAGCATCAATTCTTCCTAACAACAGatatattaaaaaagaaatttaattaaacGATATATTCACTCTCAATGGATCGTCACAAATGGAGTTGTTTATTTGCCTAGGTAGTATAACTTTATGTTTAAGCGCTAGTCAAGTTTAGGACCACATGAATTCAGAAAAATTATTTAATCGTACAATAACCTCTAGAAATTatcaatttgaaaataaataaatgtaaaagttACTCCATATGGGAGTGGTATAACTAATTAATGAACCTACTATTTGTcatattgaaaaataattatagTAGATGTTTTTTCGGAtagttttcaaaataatttatgaGAAATCAATACTACTCCTTAGTCTGACTATTTGCCTTAGtgtgaaaaaacaaaaatggctagtaattttcttttaaattaatttttttaagtaagAGAAATTACAGGGTGGGGGGATAATTTGTTAGACCAAATGACAACAGCATGGATAAAGAGCAGTTCAATTCCCCTTCTCATCTTGACGTGTGTGTACCTATTAATAGTATGCCAACCCTAACAACACAAATTTTCATGCCAGTGTAAGTTGGTATGCGtagatactccctccgttcctaaataactgacactttaaggttgttgcacaagtattaagaaatagcaattaacgttcttgttttattaaaattacaatctaacttcctactataccctttatctcttatattaattctaacttttcaacttttttaccaccaataaatgaaggttTCTATtgataaagtataattaatgttctcttgaactttgtaaagtggcagataattaggaacaaaatttaGTTAGAAATAATGTccgttatttaggaacggagggagtatcaagtttataatactccctccgttctaaaataactgacactatttctagttgaattttgtttttaattatttgtcACTTTACAAAGTTTAAGAAAACATTAATTTTACTTTATCAATTGTACCCTCCATTTATTTGtggtagaaaaattgaaaagttataattaataagagagataaagagtATAATAAGTTAgatagtaattttaataaaacaagaacattaattattattttttaatacttGTTGTAATAATCTTAAAATCTCAGTTATACTTATATATAGGTACAGAGATAGTAATAACCTTGATGGTTGCTTTGCATTCCTTTGAAATAAAATTAGATCATTAACATTTAGTTTGatgtcaaaataaaataaatgtaaaTGGCAAGATTTTATCCACAGCTTCAAGCACTTAAACCATGACAAGATCCGGCTTTCTTTCTTCTCACAAATTGTCGGTGGTGGAAACGAGAATGTGGGAAGGGTGAAAAAACTTTGTACTATAAAAGGCATAATGTTATTGGACATTGTAAACGGCTACAAACTCTAGCTAGCTTCATTGATGACAAGACCTTGGATGCAGAACTTCAGAAACGTTGTACTTCATTTATGATCATAATAATGTGTGTCTTTTACATAGTCCACTAGAATCTAGAGCACACCTTTCAGCCTTTTACGCTTCCTTCTCATACGAACACTATACTGTACATCCTGTGACCATTTtctagtactccctccgttcctgatcttttgttgttttaagttttggtctaaatttcaaaacatttgttgttttacaaacccaatgcattttttttcaatttattccatgtataccctcatttaatactctatctctcacctaccaccttttattttcaccaatcaaaatcataacaagttttttaactaataattactattctctctcttcactctaactcaacattaaataagagtgtttatgtcaacaaatatttCAATGATtccactcttaaacaatgtgcataaccttaaacaacaaaagatcaggaacgaaAGGAAGTAATAATACACAAATTTCTGGCTCCAAATTTCCTGTTGGTTAAACTTGGAATACATATGCTGACCCCCTCCATTTTCAGTTACACATCCTCCTTTTTAGTCAATATAGGAGTTGACATGTAGAAGTGTTCAACCCACATGTCTTTAGAGTTTGAAAATTAAAGCCTTCCACTATACTATCGGTTCTaaattcagaatcaattttaaGGAGAAATTTTTATAAGTagaagttttaaaattaatcaGAGAAAAGAGAATGGATTAGAGAAGCATGTATATGAGATTCTATAATTAAGTGTGTATTGGACAAGTGGCTCTAGATCTCTTTACTTTTCTCATTTCACGGAACCTGATATATAGTTGTTGTGTAATGCTTTCCCTTTTGGATAAATCTGAGCCTTACAGGTAATTTGCCTTGATTATATAATAGCTAGAATAGGCAATGTTCTTTAACTAAAAATGTGATCGCCAGAAAAGCCAGATTAATGTCCCAAAGTGGTGTGCTAGCTGTGTGTATTGCCCACTCAAGTTTCTTGGTTTTCTGTCAATATGGCTTATCTGCATTGCTACCAAGGCATGCCTCTTAATCCATTCCACTTTGCATGATCTTGGTGAGTTTTTCATCCATGACATTATGGGTTGTGCACGTACTTGtgctttctttttattttgtctAGTACCATTGAGGCGTATATTTTAGGTCTGGACTACTCAAAATTGAGTTGGATTGGAAGCTCATGAATGGTTGAGATGAGTTTTCAATTCCTTCTCACTTAGCTttatatatgaaatttttaGGAACTTAGAGTACGTAGAGGGGAATATCCTCATTCTAGTTAGGAGGAGATGCCACCAATTCATGAAAAGTTAATTGGCTGCTTTTAACTACTAAAAGAAATTGTGCTTGCATACCCTTTAGTTTAATTTCCAGATTTTGAAGCTGGAAGTGGAAGTGGAAGAGAATATGCATATTAAAGCTAAGCCCTATATCTTTTTCCTCAAAAAAACTTCAGAGTGTCAAAGTTTTACCATCTTACTATTAACTTTTGTGTagataataaatgaaaaataaaataaaataaaattaatggtgagatgatgaaacttgacactcttaaatttttttacacatgAAAGGATCCAAACCCGCGCAAATCTACTATGTGGGGTAATGGGCCAAAGGAAGTACTGCCTCacctttttcctcttttttgCATAACCAGGTCATCTAATTAATTATTCATGTGAGTTACTTAACTTCATTATAATTGGATTAATGCTGagttactaaaaaaattaaattgactaaattttctatttatttttttataaataattctaTTGATTTATTCAATTAGCTTAGCTTGCTTTGCTGTTTAAGATATACTATAGCTTACCAATATAATCGACCCACCACAGCCATGGCCCATGGCCGTCGATCTTCTCCAGCTTCAAGCCAAACCCAAGTTTCTCTGACAAGAATCATGGCACGGCATTCTGGAAAATCGTTTGGTCTTGGCGCTGGCAACTATTTAACAGCGGGTAAAGAAACTGGTGGTGTATTTGATTTCAAAGAGGTTAATTCATTTCCATAGGAGTTCCATATATCGCACATATATAAGGTTTGGTCTCTGTCTAATGTTAGATATTGAAGGTGAAATTGATCAATTCTCAGTTCTTTCACCAGCGGAAAGAAAGGATATGTACATATATTATATTCCTCCACTTGATGTTGCCCTTGATAACTTTGATCAGTTTTATGTAAATATATAACAAAAATAGTTCAAGTGAACTAGTGAAGAACTTGGAGGCATTGCCTGGGGTTTTGGGTTGGATCTGGTGGTTGGTGGCCGGAATCTATAGTGGCGACCGAGGAGGAAGAGGGGAACATGATGGAGAGGAAGtgattaaaagttaaaattaactTAAGCAAATAATCCACATGGACACCCTTCAACCCAGTAGACTTACCATATTAAGTGAGTGGGCAAAAACTAACTTATGTAAGCAAAGTGATTCATTTGATATTATtgcaaattaaaaaacaaaagggACTAAAAATGTTGCAATTTTTTTATAGGGATATATTTATATTCACCCTTTATAAGGATTACAAATATATTTAAGCCAATAATTAATGAGTGGCTAACCGTAACAAATCGATCGCAAGTGTCACTatgatgtcgtgagatgtccaACAATTATTTTCGTTAATTACTTTTCAGATTTTTTATTGATAAGTAACTTTTTATAGTAATCTCCCTAGAGATTTTCGTTGAATTAATAATTTCTTTTAGGTTTTTATTGTTaaattttctaaaattaaattttagaaaatgaatttatatttaaaaataatatcgtaaaagtaatttaaaattttgggGTTTTCATATGAGATTTACTGTGAAATCACAAATGTATATGTATGTGTGGTGGTTCATGCAGTAtatatttgattttcttttagCAATGTATTAGTTTTTATTATTGCATAAGAAATAGTAAGTTCATCGAAAGAGCTAACCCCTTAGCAATGTGGTATTTTTGACTCAAATGAGTTCCTCTCTTCAACAGGTAGAGGAGGATGTTGGTGGTAGTGACAGAGATGCTCGCAGCTGAGGCAAAAACGGTTACAACACGGCGACAGAGACATCAAGGGATGGAGGCAAGGGCATCCACTGCAGTGGAGGAAATTAGTGGTGGCCATAAATAAGGGAGAGAATCCATACTAAAAAAAGGAGGAAAACTTATTTATTAGGAAGCAAAACCCCCATAATGTGGAAGAGAAGCCACGTATTATGAGAGAAACATACCTCAATTGAGGAGAAGCCTCCACAGAGGATGTGTTATAGCCCCGGAAGAAAAGGAGGGCCTAGAGGGTGTGGCGGGCTGGTGGCTACTTGAAAGAAGAAAACCACCCTCTGCTAGGATTTTTAAGTGAAATTGAAACTTTATTTGGTCTCTTgaaaagagaaggaaaaagaaagataatGGATCAAATTTTACATATTATCTGCAAATTATACATTTACTATATTATCCTTTACAATTTCattctatttaattttctaGATGTATTTGTAATAGAAGTCAATCAATGCAAGATTAGGCATTGttgatttatttattgattGTAGTAATTTCAACTTTTTTGACATTTTCCatgtattttcaaaaaaaatccattttattttttatttttttctaaacCCATGAGCCAACCGGCCAACTCACGACAGACTGAATCCGGTTCAATTTTccataaatttaaatatcgCTAAACCTTACTCCATCAAtttctaattataagacctagctTCACATTGTTCATGTTCCTAAACATAAGACCTTTTACAATAATTCAACGAAAAGTATTGTACTCTTCCATATATACCCCTTACATTGATTGTGTGTTTATTCATTTACAAAATTTTATTTACCACCTACCATtagggatggcagagaagcccgaacccatgggcacccgacccgacccgatttcttgggtgaaaacccgagttaaatgggttcgggttcgggttcgggttttacccgatcactttcgggttcgggtttgggtttggccaaacccgcacccgaaccctacccgaacccggatctgtataagtgaaacctaagtattctgcttgtgcaatacaatatatgcagcatcttgcatattaatttaacagtaacatgacaattacaatgttacattacataatatagctctcttcacagtctttttcaggtcgggtttccgagttcaactgtttgtttgaggttgtgtgcgggtgtgggtacgggtcgggtgaacccgaaacccaatgggttcgggtgtgggtttaagttcaccacccatttcgggttcgggtgcgggtgcgggtgtgggtttttgattttgggtttgggtttggcaaaacccgcaccctacccgacccattgccatccctacctACCATTAATGTAATGATTATTAGTGAGAGATAATGACAAGGGTAATAtggaagaatgtatgcatttttttaaaaccaatacactaattaAACACATTTAGTACTTcttaaaaaacacaattttttgtattaagtctagagcatctacatccatcatatatactcactaaaatatctacacttcatttCTTACAATTCTCTATAATATCACATCATCTACAccattttactaactttttactctaACCCAATAACTCTTAAAAATTTCTATAGTGGATCCCACCATCAACACAtcacatttatatattttattatttatttccattttaattaattgtaagtgtttgtaataaatacaagctcacttttcaagtctagtgtagagtatatattcccacatactcatttttgtcatgttggaattgaatatgtacttcaatggtaatagatactcatatgagtatatatttaacattagatactacaaTTGGATATGCTTTTATAATTAGTAACGGAGGAAttagctactttattcaagtgaaAGTGACAACCAAAACACCATCACTTTCAACAAACCTTATTTTTCTACCACCATTATTTCACTTTACTCAACCAAACTTCAAAATGAAACAAGAACTTAATCTTGTATCAATGGAGATCAAGAATCACACTCTCCCTCAACTATCATGACACCTTCCCAATAACGTGCTAGAGCAGAGGCATGGTTAGTTCAACTTCATCAATCAATTGAGGAGAAAGCCCCACCATGCTATTCACTACAAGAAAACAGTCTGACCGCCAAATCAGCTACTAAATGTGTAAAATCAGTCCCTAAAACATTTAGTTATCGGTGACAATTTGGATgctggaattaaaaaaattgtgtagATAAGTAAAGCATAGTATTAATCAGCAACCCAACCTGTAACGAATAATGTGATGATATGagcataaattaattaatttgttcaTTAATTCCATTACATATCGTTTCATACCCATCTACGTAATTAACTCAAACATAAAAAGTTGTACTATATATTTTGATTAGCATGGCCACACCCAGGAGCGTATCCATGAATTTTTTGCTGCAGGGGTTGAAATGAAAGACTAAAAATTGTCATTGAATATTGCATCAATTAATATAAAAGTTGATTTGAATACAACTCCTCGATCGTTCTTTATTAATACTAAATTTACTAATTATTGCATTAACTATGAtttttcagcaatttctctACAACTAATACATTTTTGAGAAGATCATCTTCACAACTTTCGTTGTAGAAAAAGATCATTATAGATACTATTGAAATAGGAAGTTCCAAAACAAGACATAGCAATCTAGTTGAAAGACAAAAAGATCGTTATAAAGTAGACATTTTTCCTAAATTGAGATCTCGGGAAACATCTGAATGATAATGTCTTAACTGAAATGACAAATTTCTTTCATAGTTGTAAGGACTGACAAATATCATTGACTCCTAATATTTCTTTCGTCACATTTAACATAAAAGCAAATTCAAAACTCAACAACTTTTAAGAAGTTGCTCTTGTATCTCTTCGTTGAGAAGTATTAAATGCAATAATGCATTCTCATTTATATTTTCAAGAATCATAGCAATTTCACTAAATAAGGTTATCAAACttgttattaatttaaaatgagAATTTCATCAAAATTCACCAGGACGTCGTTGTAAAGTATCAATTTGTGATAATTAAGGGATGAGATTAAAATTCTACAACAAAACAACGACAAAACTTTGCAGGGGTCGCAATAGGAATACaaacaaaaactacataaatacCTATAGTCGGTGAAGAAATTAAAATTCTTGTGGGGGTCATGGCCCTTGCCAACCCCTCCCTAGTTACGCCCTTGGTCACACCTAAGTAGTGAAGCTTAATATTTGCTTTGAGATCACCCTATATGCCTAGCTTTAACTATAATAGTAGCTGTGGAGGGTGACCAcattggtgatggtgatgacTCAGGGCATGAATTAATTGTTAGGGACAACTAGCTGGTTTGATAATGGGAGTTCCATAAGTGGATGGATGCATATATATGATAATGCTAGCTGCTTTGGTGGGTGCTTCTATCAAAGCTTTGATGGGAAACCAGAAATAATAGAACAAAATGATGAAGGTTATTTTATGTACCAAATAATATTCCCTTATATCAACAAAGAagaatatttattttcttttagtcCTGTCAatttacaaaaaataaataagatgtGGTACCGTTTCTTTATCTTTTCCttctcaaaagaaaaaaagttattCTTACTTCATAGCCCCAAAGAATAATTTAAGCCAATATATATCTCTGTTAGAGAGAAGAGGGAAGCATTAACTTGCAATTTGTAAGAGATTCATTACTTACTCAGGTAACAATTTGTAAGAGATATATATCTTAATTAACTAAATAATACTATATAACTAATAAAATCTTAACATGTAAACTAGATTTACTCACAAGAGATTTATTTACCTGcgtgcatgtttgaaaaaacAAAGGTAAGACTGTACCAAACAGAGTATACCACGTACTGTAGAGGGTTAAAAAAAGCCATGTGTAACTAAAGACGGTTCAGGAAATGGAGCCATCACTCTGCTGCACCATTATTATTCTCCAAATCTGACAAATTTCCTACAGGAACAAACTCACATTTTCAGCAATTTCTGAAACTCAACCCCACTCCACGTGAATCTGACAAACTCAATTTCAGGAAATAgaaatatgattttattttatatatattcccttaatttgaaatattaatgTAACACAAGGTAATAATGTTTAACATTAATTGGAAATCACCTTAACCCagatatttcatgaaatatatCGCAAGAATAGAGTATATCTGCATATGCATATTAATTAAACTCGTATAAAAGAATCactgaattaaataattaattaccaAGAAGCATATAAAAGATATTGACATGAACAAGGAAAACTGGATTCCCTaaagttttatttaatttcagtttGGGAATTGTTGAATTAAAGCTTTCAATCCAAGAGGAATGGTCTGCCCAAACATGGAAGGGATGAGTTTGCCTTGTCGTATGCACTGCTTTTTCATTAAAgcctaaaaagtaaaaaaccagttttcatttttcaaaatatcaTAGGGGAAAGCCTTTTATTTtacacattatatttttttttataccatATAGGCTTTGTTTGCAATTTCACCGTTGATAACAATGATTAATTTTTTCAAAGCCGTGCTCACCCAAAGCCGTTCGCCACAAATTAATCTTTTGTTACACTTAAGTAAGCTGGATCATCTCTTGTTAGTTGATCCACAGACACTGAACTTGTAGTCAATTAATTAActctttaattattatttttataatatttaattataactaTTTCAGAACAGAAATTCATGAGGCTAAATCCCTTGAGATTCTGAAATATATAAAGTTTGTAAATATCGTCTCATAAATCATTCTTCATATACACTTATCAATGATCGAACTTACTCTAAATTAGTAAATATTTAAGAAACTTAACTTGTGCTGGTTTTAGTATTACTTTTGAAAGATTTGAAATGATATAGCTCTTACAAAAGTAATTgaactctttttatttatttctataTATAGGATAAAAagcaaatattaattaattaattagcaAATTAATAACAAGGATGATAATTAATGATGATTATTCTACATTTACAAGCAAAACAAGCTAAGCTAATTAATTAAGCTAGGTGGTGGTGTAGCAGTGTCTTCAATAATTGCCCACCCTTCCTCTTCCCTCTCGCGCTACACTCCCCTTGCAGTGCCAGCTCTACCGCACGCGCCACCTCCTCTGGCGGCGCCGTCATATGCTCCGCCACCGCTCCTCCGTATATCACCGCCAGCACCCCGATGGCGTACTCCTTCCCACGCGCCCCAGTCTTGCCCATCATTGTTACCATCACCGGTACGGCAAGAGCGTGGGCCCTCACCGCCTCCGCCCCCTCCGCCACAGTGCACATCAGCTCCAGCGCCGCGAGTGCCCTCTCTGCCGGTGGACCTTCCAGCTCCGGTGCTGACTCCACGACGGCGCCGACGGCCCCGGCCTCGACGGCGACGCGGCGGTTGGTGTCGGAGAGGCAGAGGGCGAAGAGGATCTTGGTGGCGGAGTTGAGGTTGGTGATGAGGTGGGTCATGAGGGTGGGGGGACACGGCGGCTGGTCCTGCGGCGGGTTGGGGACGAGGGAGCGTTCTAGAAGGTGGAGGGCGGCGGTGGGATCGGTGCTGAGCTGGAGCTCCGAGACGTGGAAGAGTTCTTGGAGGTTGGGGATGGTGATAGTGATGGTGGAAGGTGAAGGTGAAGGTGGAGGAGGGGGTGTAGTACTGTCATTTtgtgtggtggtggtgttgggggTGGTGGGGAGAGAGAACCTCCACTGTGTGAAGCTGGTggtggaagaagaggaagaggtggAGGATTCACATTGATCTGAAGGTTTGATTAATGGAGGAGGTGGGGTTGTGAGAGGGAGTGGTGGGGTGTgagtggcggtggcggtggggCTGAGGACGGTTTGAGCGCAGTGGCGGAAGAAGGCACAAGAAAAGAGTGGGGTCTTGAGTTTTggttgatgatggtggtggcttTTCATGGTGGATGTTGGAGGAGTTGAGAGTGAAGTGATAGTGTTGTTGTGTGAATGTGATATTGTAGCTGCTACTATGTATGGTTGTTGTTTGTAATGGTAAAAGTGAAGTAGCTACTACGACAGTGAGCAGAAGAAAACAGTGCTGGTATTAGACAGTACACGTTGAAGTTGTGCAGTACGACATGGTTCTTGCTTTCTGTCACCTTCGTCAAAAACAATAGAAAGAGGTCAATTCCACGTGGCATCCTGTCCTCGTTTTACCTCATATGAAAAATCGGATAGATAACACATGCTTCAAATTTACTTTCAACTGGTTACCAAGAAGAAATTTAGACAAGAAAGATTATAATAGAAAGAAGAGTAGATGTAATACATGATGTATATAATATGATAAGAATCGAGAAATAGAGTGAAAAGTTAGGTGTTTGGTTTGTGTTCGTACACCGGTGGAGTAATTTCTCAAGGTCCATTTACCCATTTAGTATGAATCACTGTAAAACTAGTCAAACTCTAGGCCACCTAGTTCAACCCACCATCATAGGTTGAAGGGGAAATATGACTTATTCCACATTAGCGATGAAGAGCGTGGACAACAGCAAGCGTGTACGGAAGAGAGTGTAGTGGAGGCGAGTGCGTATAGAAGGAGAGCGCGACGGAGAAGCATGTAAGAACTTTCAACTTCGCAGAACACCTCTTCAACTTTATGGGTTTGTAAGGTGAAGTGAGGCCGAAGGAAGATGGCTCTAGAGTGGAGTTCGTGCCTCGCGGTGACAAAGCAAGGAGATCCTGATTGTTCGGTAGCTAGAGCCTCAAGCTTTTTGGGCATTTAGGGCATGAAGgcttatttttttgaaacttttaGGGCATGAAGGTTGAGATTGAGCTAGCTTAGGCCTAATAAATTCTATCACAACACATCCCCTCCAATATTAACTTGTAAGCACGGTCGTGCACAATTTGGGCTtgggattaaaaaaaaaactaactgtTATTCCCATAACAAATTCATTGATATAACCATGTGACAAACTTATCTCTCCCTAGTTACAAAAAGATTTGACTATGAGTATTGACCAAAATATTGGAATGGAACAAATTTATCGGCATGTTAAATTATCAAAGTAATCAAATTTAGCTTGGGCTGACGATCCTTGATGAGCCGCCGGGCTATGTGGTTCCTTTGCTGGCGGAGGACAACTGGGGCACTTGGCATCGTCGCTGCtagtttccttttcttttttttaagctCTTATGTACCGAAAAAAAAGCTTGGTAACTTAGCTGGAAAGGAAAATCATCAGAAAAGAGGGTGTAAAATTTTCTTCTAACTCGTTTCAAGTGTAAATGAGTCAGTGTTATTAGATAAGGAGAAAATATTTCATCAAATGCAGCCAACAGTACCTAATACACAATGCAACTGGCCTCAAAAGTCTGATTCTCAATTTACAAAATGATTAAATGATTA
This is a stretch of genomic DNA from Lotus japonicus ecotype B-129 chromosome 1, LjGifu_v1.2. It encodes these proteins:
- the LOC130727551 gene encoding uncharacterized protein LOC130727551, whose protein sequence is MKSHHHHQPKLKTPLFSCAFFRHCAQTVLSPTATATHTPPLPLTTPPPPLIKPSDQCESSTSSSSSTTSFTQWRFSLPTTPNTTTTQNDSTTPPPPPSPSPSTITITIPNLQELFHVSELQLSTDPTAALHLLERSLVPNPPQDQPPCPPTLMTHLITNLNSATKILFALCLSDTNRRVAVEAGAVGAVVESAPELEGPPAERALAALELMCTVAEGAEAVRAHALAVPVMVTMMGKTGARGKEYAIGVLAVIYGGAVAEHMTAPPEEVARAVELALQGECSARGKRKGGQLLKTLLHHHLA